TATTTCATACTTTACATATAAAAAATCCATTAATTAATGCTGaaacaaatactactactaccttTCATTGTACAAGCTACAATAATTTAGCAGTCTTTTCATTTCCCATATTTTATGCTGTCTCTAAACCTGTAGTTTTGATCTTGAGTCCCTCTCTCAGGCCTGGAAACTACTATAACAGACTAATGTTCAGGCTAAAAGTGAACAAATATTACAagacaaaataaattattttgatCTTAAAGCTGCAAACTTCATGTTTTTCACAAGACATTTAAATCGTCCACCTTGACTGTCATCGCGAGTGTTGATATCTAACAGCGATTCCTGATAATATAATCAGTCTTCCCAAGCTTATTAATGAATAGCTGATAGATTCAATTACTTGCTTCTTATATTACCGTCTTTACTGTGTTCAGCCAACAAGAACAGACTTTACAGTTAGTGAAGCATGAGTGAAAATGACCATAGAATTACCTCAGCTCTGCCAGTTCTGCCTGGTATCCAAGGACATCTTTTTCACACTGTTGCTTGTAAGCATGTGCTTGTTGTAGTGCCCTCTGTTGGTCATCATATTTCTGCTTCAGCTCCACCAGCTCGGCATTTTGAGATCGCAAATTTCCAACCTCCTTaagctggaagaaaaaaaagagagatttgctTGAAAATctataagagaaaaaaaaaaatgctgtaaagagTCTTTACAGTAAAGAGTCTGTCCCATTGCTTCAAGCCATCCCCTTATATTTTGTAGTGTAAGTGAACAAACTCCAATTGATCTTCACTAAGGgggctttcacactggcagtttgGTCCGAATCAGAGCATGGTTCGCATGAAAAATTGGTAACATCAAAAGAGgtcatgtggaccaggaagtACACCGCGGTACTGAACTGGAGACTACTTGGAAGAAGAGGTCCGAGAGGTTGCAAATTCTGTTAAAGTGAACATGCTTGGGTCTGCACTTGTTTAGCTAACAAAGTAACCTATGCACATATTTTAGCCAATGACATCAATAATTTATCCAAAACTTTCTACACAATGAGTGGCAGAGGACCACTGTGGGACAAAGAAGAGGTAAGGTGCCCTGCTGCACACAACAgccccaaaaaaaataaaaaataaaatatggtcGACATGGTTGTGTTCACAAATGCACCAGGGTTCAATAAAATTTAGTCATTCTGAATTTAGGCCAGTGCTTGCAGGGGCAATTGCAGTCTGATTCGGACTGCGGCAAACATGCCGAGTATGCAAACCACCCAAATCTCAGTGAAGAATAACATCAACAGTACAGATGGAAACAGAGCCCTTCCCAAGCCTGGTGCTCAAGAGACGGAAGAAAGGGGACAGTTTTTTTTGGTTCAGATTTAGTTCAGGTCATTTTGAACCAAAAAAGGTAAGAGACAAAATCCCATGCTCTCAGCACATCCAAGTGAAGCCATACCAAAGCACACCAACCAGAGCAGACTTGCATGCCCTTAGCAAAAGCCCACATGCCACAACTACCACTGAATCTAATCACAGACATAGCCTAGGACTCACCAGGCCATCTTTCTCAGTCTGAAGGGCACCAACAGTGACGCTAAGGTTATTCGAATCCTCCGATTTGACAGACTTGAGTGGTTCAGCGCTTGTTTGCTGTCTATATTCGACTTCCTTCTTGGCCTTCCTGAGTTCCTCCATCAGTCTGTCTCGGTCAGACTGAAGACTGACCATCGCTTTCGAAAATGAATTAACCTGTCTGCTAAAGGAGCTCTTCTCCAGCGACGCCTGTTTAAGCTGGGCCTCTTTCTCGGACACAGCTTGTGAAAGGTCGTTCACCAGCGCCGATAATTTGGAATGTGGACTTTTGCTTTCCAGAGCCAGAAGCTTTTGGACCAGAATGTTCTTTTCTGTAGCAAGAGCTGATATTTCAGAGGTGGAGTCATTCAGCTGACGCTCAAATTTATTCATGGATGCTGTAGCTTCCCTGAGTTCTTCATCGTATCTGCTGCGTAGAATCTTGAACTCGTCGATGAGCTGATCCCGGTCATTTTGCAGTGCTGCCATGGCTTTCCCGAGTGATTCGTTCTGAGATTTCAGATTCTTGTTTtggcttttagcttcggacaaATCCTGCTCTGCTTGCATAAGCTCTCTGGCCAAATCTGCAACCCTCTGATCTGCAGTTTCTCTCTCGGTtctcattaaattaaattcacgCTCAAAAGCGTTTAGTTCTTGGTTGTACTTATCTTCAGCCTCAGTCaattttctctcacactctttgaCTGTTTCCTTTAGGCTCCTGTTTAAGTCATCTGCAGCCACTTTTTGGGCGAACAACTTTTGCTGAAGTTCGTTACATTCAGAAGCTTTTGCTGCTATGGCTTGCTGCAAATCAGCAATAACTTTACTCTCATTTGTCTCCCGTCTCTCCTTCTGTAAGGCTGATAAACTGTCTTGCAGTTCTTGCACCTGAGAATGTAGTTTAGCGTTTTCTTCTTTTAAGGCTTTGATTTCCTCTGCTTCCTTCTGTACCTCTAGGAGGGCATCACGATGATGCAGTTCTGCAGTTCGTTTTTggttctcaaggtttcttatgGAATCCTGCTGCTTTTTGAGGAGATCCTTGAGCTGGTTGTCTTTAAGGGATAACACCTGGTTTAAATCCTCTCTGTATCTGATAAGCTGAGCTTTGAGCATAGCATTCTCTGAATTGAGATCATCCATTTGATGAAGAAGCGTTCTGATCTCTTGTTTTAAGCTCTTGGTCACACTCTCGGCAGATTCTTCTTTACCCTGTTCCTTAATCTGCTTTAATTCCGATGTCAAATGTTCTTTTTCAGCTTGCAAAGACAATACCGAGTTCCTTAAAGTGGCAATATTTATTACCATCTGTTCCTTCTCCTGAGCACATCTGTCCGATCTGACCTGAAGACTTCGGACTTTACTTTCTAAAGCCTTCGCTTCTTTCTCAGAACTTTCTTGCTTGGTATAGAGAGCAGTCAATCTGTCCTCATACCCTGCTAACTGAGCACGATGATTAGCCTGAAGCTGCTCCAGATACCCTGACAACTGTCCATCTTTCGAGGATAACAAAGAGGATATCTCTGAATCTTTGCTCTGAATCAGAGATTTCAAGTGCAATGAAATGGCTTCTTGTCTCTCCAAGTCAACTAGAAGTTTGCTGTACTGGGCCTGGACTACAAGGAGCTCAGATTCTTTGTCTGCTAACATTTTAGATGAGTGCTCAAGACTGGACTTTACTTGGGAAATGGAATATTTTTGCTCTTCGACTTGTTTCACAAGCGTGCTTTTATCGTTTACTAACCTCTCGATTAAGGCACTTTGTTCGGCAGACCGTTTGGTAAGTATCTCGAGGTTTTGATGGAGTTCAGTATTGCTTGCACGCATTACAAAGAGCTGCCTCTGGTGTGCTGCAGCTGCAACCGAATATTCGTTCAAAGTCCTCTCCAATTTCCTGTTGGTAATCTGCATATCATTTAGCACCCTGACTTTCTCCCTATTGTCCTCTGACAGTTGAGTAATAACCAAGCTTTGTTCAAGAAGCTGGCTATCCTTATCGTGCAAGACCTTCTTAAACACATTGTCCCACTGCTCTGCAGCGTTGCCAGTGTTTGGGTCTACACTTAACACCGCTAGCTTGGCCGAATTggtctctgcttctctctgcaGGGTTTTAAGCTGCAAATCTTTAGACTCAGCCTGTTTGTGTAAGGACATAATAACTTGAGTTTCCCGGTTATTCTGCTCTTGCAAGTCGTTGATCTGCTTCTGCAGCTCAGATCGCTGTTCTTTCAAAAGGGCTTGCTGCTGTTCCGCCATTTTTTCCAAGGACTTCTCCTTTTCTGCCGACTCAAATTCGGACCGTTCTTGCCCCTCTGCAAGTTTCTGCTCAAGTACATCCTTCTCAGAAGTTACTCTAGACAGTTCCTTTCTGGTCTCGTTGAGAAGGTTTTTATGCGTTTTGAGTTCTTTTTCAAGACTCCCATTCTCCTTCTGCAAATCTGTGACCTTGTCAGTCATGTCTCTGAGCTCCTTCTGTACTTGCTGTTGCTGGGTCTCAGAGTGCTTTAGAGACCTTTCCAGATTCAGAATCAGCTCCTGATATTTAATACAATCTTGTTGTAGCTGGTTGAGCTCTTGATGCTTCTCTTTTAGCAGCTCTTGTAGTTCCTTCTTCATGTTTTTAGAACCTTCGGTGCCTCTTTGCAACACTTTGAGCTTCTCTTCAAATTCTTTCACGAGCTTCAAGTGCAACTGTTCCTTTTCTTGACAAACCTTTGCCTTGTCCTCTTTGACTTCCAGTAGCTGAGCTGAGAGCTGCAATTTTTGTGTTTGCAAGACATTGAGTGCCTCGGTCAATTCGTCAATTCTTTCAGAATTTTTCAGAAGCACGGTCTCCAAATATTCGTTTTCGTTTTTTACTTTATCGGATGTCTCTTGGACGTTCTCGAGTTCCTCTTGCAGCATACATTTATCATCGTCCAAAATCTTAACCTTTTCACTTAGGTTTATGGtttcttgtgtgtttttctcgATCACCTGCTTAAGATCCGACAGAATTTTGTCCCGCTCGCATATTTCTCTTTTGTGGTTTGACTTCTCCTTTTCTAGAAGCGCAATCATTTCAATATGCACTGCTAAATCTGTTTTCTGGGTCTCTATTTGTGCTGCAAAATTTTCATTCAAACTAAGAGCCTCTCTTAATTTGACCTGCAGACCGCTTTCATTGAATTCCGACTCCTTGTGCCACTTCTCAAGAGATAAGCTTGTTTCTTTGAGTTCCTTTGCTAAGATCTGGTTCTCTTGCTGAAGTTCGCACATCTGTCCTCTGAGCTCCTCTGACAACTCTTGAAGGGACTTGATCTCACTTTCCAACCTACTATTTCTTAAAGTCAATTCGTTGACCGTGCATTTTTGTTTGTCATCAAAAGACAGCAGGTCTTTTCTTATCTTTTCATTTTCTGCCTCAAGCTCCTCGATCTTTTGTTGCTTCACCTTGGCAAActttctcattttttctttcattttgtcaTTCTCTTCCTCTAATTCAGCAATCTGCTTATCAAGAATGTCTCTTTCAGATTCATATTTGTGAGACTTTACAAGagcttcctgtctctctctcttagcaCCTTCAAGAAGCTGCCTCATCTTGTCCATTTCACTGCTAACATTCTCATAAGCTTGGAGGAGAGATTCATATTCCTGCTTCAAATCGGCATGCTTGGACTTCCATTCGGACAGCTCCTCGGTTTGCGAGTCTTTAAGGGACTCCAGTTGACACGAGAATGCTTGCTTCTGTTGGGTGATGTTCTCGATTGTGAGTTTAAGGCTTTCACAGGCTGCTGATAGGTTGTGATTGTCGCTCAGGATTCGCTCAACATCCCTGGCGAGGTTCTGCTTTTCAGCACTTAACTTGGAAATGTTACTTTCCAATTTATTTTTCTGCTGTCTGAGGTCAGAAACAACACTTTCTAGAGATGACAGATCACTTTGCACATGGTCATTCTTCGATTGTAGTTTCTGGATTTCTTCCGTGAAGGCCCGGTTCTCCTTCAAAAGCTCCTTGCGAGAAATCAAAGCGGCTTGTAGTTTTTTTGTTAGCTGATCTACTGTCTTATTGTCTCCAATATCTGCTGGTTTCTGTTGCCGCTCACTGACTTCCATTCTCATTTTTTCCATCTCGACCTCATGGAGATGAATTTGCCTCTGAAGTTGTTGTTCTAGAGCAGATATGAGTGCCTCCTTTTCTGAAAGCAGAGACTGGAACGCTCCCTCTTTAAAAGGGGATTGCTGTTCACGAGTCACGTTCGAGTTTTCAGATGGTACAGATTGCTTATGGTCTGATGCCTTGTCAGTAAATTCGGTCTTAACTAAAAGCTCCTTGTTTTGTGTTTCAAGTTGCTTCAGCTGTGACTCAAGTTGTGTGTAATCCTGTTTGGACTTTTCAAAGTCCACCATGcagctctctttttctctctgtagtcTTTCTGTTTCCAAATGCAGTTGCTCAACTTCAGATTTTGCTTCTTGCCACTGGGAATGTTCTTCAGAAACTTTCTGCTGAGCTATGGATAATTCATTCTGCAAAGCTTGCAGTTCTTCTGATCTCTCTGTGACCATTTGTAAGGTGGACTCCAGCTCTGCTGCTATGCTGTCTCTTTCACTACGAAGTTTTTCTATTTCATTCTGCATCGCGATTCTTTTGCATTCTTCACCTTCAGCTGCCTTTACAGTCAATTTTAGCTCTTCAAAAGATGCCAATTGATTCTGATGCTCAGACTGAAGCCTGGTCATACCTTCCTTAAACTGCTCAAGTTGTCTTTCAGCTGTTTGAATGTAGAAATGTTGGCGCTCAATTTCTTGGTTCTTCTCGTGGATCTCTTTGACAAGTTGAGATCTTTCAAACGCTGACTTCTTAACCATTTCATTGGATTGTTCCTCCAGTTTAAGCAGTAGTTCATCTTTATGGGCCATTTCATATGTGACCTTTTCTAATTTCTGTTTATAACACTCTAACTCTTCATGAAGTACATACGACCGTGCTTCTTCAAAGGACGCATTAAGAGTATCTAATTGATTTTGATGGTCAGACTGGAGCTTGGTCAGGCTTTGTTGCAGGTCTTTAAGTTTCTGTTCAGTAGTTTGGATGTAAGCCTTTTGCTTTGcaatttcatcatttttctctGTGATTTCTTTAGCAAGTTCAGATCTTTGTTCTGCTATTTCTTTAGACTGTTCCTGCAAGCTGAAGAGTAATTCATCTTTACGAGCCAATTCCGATTTTACATTTTCCAAATCTTGTTTAAGACGCTCCAGCTCTTCAAGAACTGATGATGTCTGTGCTGATTGTGTTTCCAAGGACTCTCGTAAATGCTGCATGgctgtttctctttcttcaaTGCCTCCCTCTAAGGCCTCTACTTTGTCTTGCAGACATTTAAAATTCTGAAGTGCACATTCTAGGTCTTGAACTTTGAGATCATAGCCTGATTGGACAGCTATAAACTTCTGTGTTTGCTGGTTGTGGTTCTCCTGAAGAGATGTGAAGTTGGCCTTGAGCTCACAAAGCTCGTCATTTAacattttctgattttcttGAGATTTTTTGCGGGCCAACAGTGCAGCTTGAGCTTTCTTCTGAAGCTcggatttctctctctttaccttGGCCAACTCGCTTTCTAATTCTTCAGTATGATGTGACCTCTCGCTTCCTGCATCCTTGTCGGTCGTGCTGATGTCTTTCTCAAGTTGCTCGAGTTTGGCCACCAATTTCAGCTTCTCATTCTCAAACGCAGCATCTTTTTCACTGCTGGTAATTTGAAGCTGGTCAATTAAAAGCCTCTGTTCTTCTAGTTTCTGGAGGGTGGAGCTCAAATTTTCCTTCTGCTCCTCAAGTCTACATTGTAAACAATTAGCACTGTCTTCCATTTGCACTATGGTCTGCTCTTTTTCTGATATAACCAGCAACAACTCATTGATTTTACTGTCTTTATCCTTTAACTGCTGACTAAGTTCAGAAACAGTTGTATCGTGTTCTTTTTTGAGAGAGTTTGTTTGTGTCCTTAGATCTTCCAATTTCTCCTGCAAAGCTGAAACTTCTACTTCGTCCTCTGCACTTTTTGCATGTTGTTTCTCATGCTCCTCTATTTTTTTTAGCAACTCTTTTCTGACAACAAGCGCTGCCTGGAGCTTTTTCTTCATGGCCTCTTTTTCTTTAGTTACTTTGGAGATTTCAATTTTAAGTTCATTGTTGTCTTTAACCAAagcattgttttctgtttctttattttccatttGACTTTGATAAAGAGACAGATTTGCTTTTGTCTCTTCCAGTTGTGAAATCAGATTGTTGATCCGCTCCTCATGTTTTATCCTTTCATTTGAAGCAGATGCTACCACTTGTGTTATTGACGTGTCCTTCACTTTTAGCTGCTGGCTGAGTGCAGTGAGAAGTTCTTTCTGCTGACTGATCTGAATGCTCATAAAACTGAGTTCATCATCTTTCTTTTGGATAAGTGCACTGTGTTTCAAACTAGCCTCGTTGAGCATTTCGGATTTCTGGATCTCTGCCCTGAGTTTTTCTTCGAGCTCTTTAATACTTTCCGACAATAAAGCGATCTTGCCTTCACTCTCACTTTTATTGTCTAGACCCTCGACATGCCTTTGCTCTAGCTCCCTATTCAGCTCGGCTAACTCCTTCTTAAAGGAAGAGTCTCGAGATTGAGTGTCTTCTTGTAGCTGTTTAATTGTGGACTGCAAGGAAACTCGTTCTTCTCTGAAAGCCAATTCTATATCTGACATGCACTGTGTTAAACGAGATACCTCCTTCTGAGCAAACTCTTGACTTTCTACCAATTCCTTGAGCTCTATTTGTTTATCATGTAAGGCCTGTCTTAATTCGATATTCTCCCTGTCCTTTGCTTGAACGGTGGATGCAATCTCCTCTAATTTGCTTCTACTCATTAAAGCATCCAGTTCTTTTTCCTTAAGCCTCTCTGAGCCCTGTTCAATAGCCAGTGTGGCTTCGGCTaacttttcatttaaatgatcTAGGTCCTGTTTCAGAGCATGAACTTTACTGTCTTTGGAAGTCAGTTCATGTTCGATTTCTTCGAGCTGCTTAGTGAGGACATTCTTAGCCTGCGTTTCCCTATCAAGCACTGAAAGCCACTCTTTTTCAGACTCTTGAAGAGTTTGTTCAACTCTCCGAACTTCTGATTTCAGTCCGGTGATAATATCATCTTTGGCACTAACCTGGACCTGGAGTTGCTCCATCTCTGTCTTCATTCTCTCCATGCTACTGTACTGCTGCTGACTTTGAAGCTGCAGCTGTTCTTGTGTCCTCTGAATCTCATAACTGTAATTCCTACTGAATGCCTCTTTTTCCAGAACTAACTCATGgacctcctcttccttctttgTCCTTTCACTGTTGACTCGATCTAGCTCCTGCTTGGTCAAACGGTTTTCCTCTTGCAGTTTCTTGCACAGCTCATTCATTTTCTGCATCTCTGACATGGCATGCTCTGTATGCTTTACCTGAGCAGTGTATTGACTATTAATAGCATGCAGAGCCAATTCCCTTTGCTCAAGGCTCTCAGTCAGGGAATTAACCTGGGCTGCAACTTGAAGGTGTTGTTCCTTTAACCTCTCGATTTCTATAGTCAGGGCACTGGCGTTCATCTGCTGGGAAACTAACGTATCATCCTTTTGCTTCAAAACTTCAGCATTAAACAATCGCAGCTGTTGGACCTCATTCTGCAAAGTCGACGACTCCTGCTGAAGGGCGTGAATTTGTCCGTCTCGCTCGCTTATTGTCCAGTTGAGGTTCGACAATTCTTCGTTCTTTTGGGACAGCAGATTCTTGGCTTCTTGAAATTCTTCCACTTGAAAAGCAAATTTATCCTGAAGGTTTGTTAAGGCACTTTGCTTCTCCTCTATTGCTATGGAAAGCCTTGAAGACTCTTGCTTTAGGGCTTGAGTTTGACTCTGCAGCTCAGACACTAGTTCTGTACTTTCCATAAACTGACTCTTCAACAAATCAGCCTCTTCAGCCTTCCTCTGAAGATCCTGAAGAGCTTTAGTTTGATCCACCACAGTGGAAGTGCTTTCAACAAGGGCTGCTTTGAGTCTTGATACCTCTGCAGCCTGCTCAATGAGATTGATGTTCAACAGTGAAACCAATTCTGTCAACTGGGACAACTCTAGTCTTAAGTTGTCATTTTCTAACTCTTTGCCTTTCATGGTTTCAGTCAGGCTGCTGAGCTCTGCAGTGTGTTTAGATATAGTGTCAAGATGGGCCTGATCCTTCTCAGCTTGTGTGGCCCTGAGTTGTGCGATCTCTGAGGATATGCCCTGTGCTTCACTAGTCAGTTGGGAAATGGTGTCTT
The sequence above is drawn from the Hemibagrus wyckioides isolate EC202008001 linkage group LG04, SWU_Hwy_1.0, whole genome shotgun sequence genome and encodes:
- the si:ch211-220f16.2 gene encoding golgin subfamily B member 1 isoform X1, which gives rise to MLKWFGSDDAGSSPGAGEGAVKPSFSEETERLAQMEQLVSQLKEMIREKDAALHTKDEQLKAEKEACEAKLSKMRLQNKAKVTSLNSQLEELRKRQGEPPQLKRSGSGESGESEHTGASRGKILLLKKKVEDLEQQLAQRNQELNLKTKELEGQRERGAEMDAMLVEKDKRLAEKEDYIIHLQMGLGGEKSDKTVEQIAPVNKEAALQELEMLVQNLTKKVGDGEEKYSLLKEQNDSFRELLVTERAQFEEKENMYKQNIQTFKDIILQKDNRLTEMSQLHEQELFKLAAKSDASADLEQLLKALKQKLHEKEEVLLGKTQVIDVLQGEVDGRDRQIQDLNERLRRLQSEKENLQSKMDAEKHIMRTQVRDLMQKHQEELKRVTEKYEHEMSEKQMMSMSSTSVTTSLDLPVDPSINQRLSDLEAQVKLKAEEASKSEAKFLKMKAWSKSRIRQLEDELKKAQCENAAPDVAALRARVSELEEEREELLCKLEQYDELKAKNDVLEAKLVVYEEQQRKMQADLEQVTKRAASQASESGSMDDAQSQVMEWQDMMTMVAEAEAARNQIREEKNVLEIRMSHIEEEREALANRQRELEEELAQARGLRPQKGKKMGSSGPRNLQEDFEFNNRSPFPDSHNPSGSITPMEGENMGGWWPEFTASNTEGLRSVVEELELERNQLQEQILGLEERCQDLEDRLQLQARIESLQVTFDVDEGGRPFWVSQNESEKLQAQLSSLRSQQSRDAEKHQLLVTSLNEQLKGLSSTQECLESSLMEKEQTLAQTSEKLELIDSLRDALKQKEEQHKDVADKLLQTENNLSEVTKKCSTFEKQCTEMKETVADLMQKLNVLKEKTQRQEATIESLQSDLDQTTDELDKLNTTHLEERSQLIHDLQSCEREIDTLKDVIVDKDKEISALSGNMVEYAEQIQELKQEIRHKEEDLVRIESVLVKAEQEARIIRESQSSDQHSLNMKIAELTEQLRVTENDLSEARKEKEAKLNETKELLSQLEENKLKIQDLNMEIQKLNTSQRAHLTECETQISSLKEQMLAATQKLQDSEDVLAQLKEMRNSNEKLKEQILDREQTHEKEMKSLKEERNKLLADVTKYNNELQSLSSQLQAQVECQEQVKLGVEEKLVTIMSLEEKLRIVQEKAEEEKKALQKELAGKTKTISKQDVKLKSLKDEILVLQKSLEEISQTQTQHLQESQEKMDVVQNQNVSLQSRVDDLTKENHALKQEVENKAQLLQQVSEEKVILLRKTEELESQQVEKGKMVEDLIKDKEKLNDQATELEQSKQSLSEHLLEKTGECSQLKESLEISNELAGRLQSQIEALNTQVDQLNCKISENERALGEKSIQIDTQLSQIMQLQESLNSGESEKDSLLQQQASQFASLQSELLQQRSLSSTLQTECDSLKEECTQLRQSLQEQNTALSNKAHECQSHLNDLDKRNASLSSLSSELGTMNELNAKLEAENGDMKKSLEELHASNKNLTEEITLRQANIIELHNNIQVLSTQTLQIRALYENKEKELAELSQVVSEMDKKVATTLEEKGNLASQISILTEQNSIIQKEQEELVKEKSLLNDKLSGFEMQHAENRKIIEGLLKDKEEFSKTVKQTQEALLEKTTECEALSRQLQESKESINHLNEQLKMSDSQHNIRFAEKDQVNSELRKQLVGYQDQLTQLQETLSLLQEQGSALKSGLLEKDAVLQQQSKECSSLQSELNHQRELSTNLQTENEKLKGECSQLLQDLRAKESECCNHTDELNKRNESLVSLSSQLATTNDNVAKLLLDNEHLKCSLESHLAESATLKQELSQKQVELGKLQDNVQALNKANSTLEAEFQKSEREISTRQEEIWALQNLLSNRDANFTCLTQQLATEHSKAESLHLELQQKEESFKQQETFLSQLQVRFESGEDQISQKMETIAELQRDAQNLQRSLQEKDVLLLKKDQELTQLNEKITADLEARIKSDMEVISKLQGDLQVLLEKNDNLSSALAEKDALLKNEAEKQLSTKANTAKLEDTISQLTSEAQGISSEIAQLRATQAEKDQAHLDTISKHTAELSSLTETMKGKELENDNLRLELSQLTELVSLLNINLIEQAAEVSRLKAALVESTSTVVDQTKALQDLQRKAEEADLLKSQFMESTELVSELQSQTQALKQESSRLSIAIEEKQSALTNLQDKFAFQVEEFQEAKNLLSQKNEELSNLNWTISERDGQIHALQQESSTLQNEVQQLRLFNAEVLKQKDDTLVSQQMNASALTIEIERLKEQHLQVAAQVNSLTESLEQRELALHAINSQYTAQVKHTEHAMSEMQKMNELCKKLQEENRLTKQELDRVNSERTKKEEEVHELVLEKEAFSRNYSYEIQRTQEQLQLQSQQQYSSMERMKTEMEQLQVQVSAKDDIITGLKSEVRRVEQTLQESEKEWLSVLDRETQAKNVLTKQLEEIEHELTSKDSKVHALKQDLDHLNEKLAEATLAIEQGSERLKEKELDALMSRSKLEEIASTVQAKDRENIELRQALHDKQIELKELVESQEFAQKEVSRLTQCMSDIELAFREERVSLQSTIKQLQEDTQSRDSSFKKELAELNRELEQRHVEGLDNKSESEGKIALLSESIKELEEKLRAEIQKSEMLNEASLKHSALIQKKDDELSFMSIQISQQKELLTALSQQLKVKDTSITQVVASASNERIKHEERINNLISQLEETKANLSLYQSQMENKETENNALVKDNNELKIEISKVTKEKEAMKKKLQAALVVRKELLKKIEEHEKQHAKSAEDEVEVSALQEKLEDLRTQTNSLKKEHDTTVSELSQQLKDKDSKINELLLVISEKEQTIVQMEDSANCLQCRLEEQKENLSSTLQKLEEQRLLIDQLQITSSEKDAAFENEKLKLVAKLEQLEKDISTTDKDAGSERSHHTEELESELAKVKREKSELQKKAQAALLARKKSQENQKMLNDELCELKANFTSLQENHNQQTQKFIAVQSGYDLKVQDLECALQNFKCLQDKVEALEGGIEERETAMQHLRESLETQSAQTSSVLEELERLKQDLENVKSELARKDELLFSLQEQSKEIAEQRSELAKEITEKNDEIAKQKAYIQTTEQKLKDLQQSLTKLQSDHQNQLDTLNASFEEARSYVLHEELECYKQKLEKVTYEMAHKDELLLKLEEQSNEMVKKSAFERSQLVKEIHEKNQEIERQHFYIQTAERQLEQFKEGMTRLQSEHQNQLASFEELKLTVKAAEGEECKRIAMQNEIEKLRSERDSIAAELESTLQMVTERSEELQALQNELSIAQQKVSEEHSQWQEAKSEVEQLHLETERLQREKESCMVDFEKSKQDYTQLESQLKQLETQNKELLVKTEFTDKASDHKQSVPSENSNVTREQQSPFKEGAFQSLLSEKEALISALEQQLQRQIHLHEVEMEKMRMEVSERQQKPADIGDNKTVDQLTKKLQAALISRKELLKENRAFTEEIQKLQSKNDHVQSDLSSLESVVSDLRQQKNKLESNISKLSAEKQNLARDVERILSDNHNLSAACESLKLTIENITQQKQAFSCQLESLKDSQTEELSEWKSKHADLKQEYESLLQAYENVSSEMDKMRQLLEGAKRERQEALVKSHKYESERDILDKQIAELEEENDKMKEKMRKFAKVKQQKIEELEAENEKIRKDLLSFDDKQKCTVNELTLRNSRLESEIKSLQELSEELRGQMCELQQENQILAKELKETSLSLEKWHKESEFNESGLQVKLREALSLNENFAAQIETQKTDLAVHIEMIALLEKEKSNHKREICERDKILSDLKQVIEKNTQETINLSEKVKILDDDKCMLQEELENVQETSDKVKNENEYLETVLLKNSERIDELTEALNVLQTQKLQLSAQLLEVKEDKAKVCQEKEQLHLKLVKEFEEKLKVLQRGTEGSKNMKKELQELLKEKHQELNQLQQDCIKYQELILNLERSLKHSETQQQQVQKELRDMTDKVTDLQKENGSLEKELKTHKNLLNETRKELSRVTSEKDVLEQKLAEGQERSEFESAEKEKSLEKMAEQQQALLKEQRSELQKQINDLQEQNNRETQVIMSLHKQAESKDLQLKTLQREAETNSAKLAVLSVDPNTGNAAEQWDNVFKKVLHDKDSQLLEQSLVITQLSEDNREKVRVLNDMQITNRKLERTLNEYSVAAAAHQRQLFVMRASNTELHQNLEILTKRSAEQSALIERLVNDKSTLVKQVEEQKYSISQVKSSLEHSSKMLADKESELLVVQAQYSKLLVDLERQEAISLHLKSLIQSKDSEISSLLSSKDGQLSGYLEQLQANHRAQLAGYEDRLTALYTKQESSEKEAKALESKVRSLQVRSDRCAQEKEQMVINIATLRNSVLSLQAEKEHLTSELKQIKEQGKEESAESVTKSLKQEIRTLLHQMDDLNSENAMLKAQLIRYREDLNQVLSLKDNQLKDLLKKQQDSIRNLENQKRTAELHHRDALLEVQKEAEEIKALKEENAKLHSQVQELQDSLSALQKERRETNESKVIADLQQAIAAKASECNELQQKLFAQKVAADDLNRSLKETVKECERKLTEAEDKYNQELNAFEREFNLMRTERETADQRVADLARELMQAEQDLSEAKSQNKNLKSQNESLGKAMAALQNDRDQLIDEFKILRSRYDEELREATASMNKFERQLNDSTSEISALATEKNILVQKLLALESKSPHSKLSALVNDLSQAVSEKEAQLKQASLEKSSFSRQVNSFSKAMVSLQSDRDRLMEELRKAKKEVEYRQQTSAEPLKSVKSEDSNNLSVTVGALQTEKDGLLKEVGNLRSQNAELVELKQKYDDQQRALQQAHAYKQQCEKDVLGYQAELAELRSEKSRLLSECQALRESSKETSFVSGKGTSSEQVAQLQSHLQRCLVEIQQRDIGFQQLNIKLQQAVEEKAAVSAQLRAVSQTLRETQLSLSELQNRYYWIANQQQIQHSPAQGSVCAEVAPGAPQEISSAASDLDGLDIRELKSRLAEAELQLDSTQQNVSQLNDRLEEERVRRQAAEEALGLAEQRFKSMEPSPSRSSQRDFSIQLDTEEEWEALILDPKQHVLMRTMKSGVHSCRRWLRGRNLYCSKMLTSRAKSRYFFLIYLLALHILVFMCFTGVL